One window of Drosophila busckii strain San Diego stock center, stock number 13000-0081.31 chromosome 3L, ASM1175060v1, whole genome shotgun sequence genomic DNA carries:
- the LOC108597918 gene encoding LOW QUALITY PROTEIN: uncharacterized protein LOC108597918 (The sequence of the model RefSeq protein was modified relative to this genomic sequence to represent the inferred CDS: deleted 1 base in 1 codon): MQRKRRVTLTTLNDDCLLLICAQLSIKDQFALLQLNATRLKQLVLQIWQRKYASSAFDWQLEPQLKLLSEDEQSLLLGYMSQLTSGLNNLSQGKAVMRWLLHATQGGGDKLTRLRSLSFVSSQRQVLPLIAQICGNLTQLQLGVCVGVSPADVRLLLAALPRLIVFQLLPAATTTTTASCNCNAEWANMEYGQMLQVLQLPACAICATAKEIAQLPQLQQLTCFLCNKASATATISACLAALSAQQEAAAAPRQIVALNLQCQFDACMLRLLQRHLGLLRLQRFAWHSKLLLHFDTADGSIKWLPQRPQVARAVQQFIVSQLASLHELDFTRNVHATPTFLAHLTAQLNCKLKGSAAAPTSPLTIWHDGCPNAATDQLETAKDLHYVELQLQQLTLDQQIF; the protein is encoded by the exons ATGCAGCGAAAGCGGCGCG TAACGCTGACAACGCTCAATGACGATTGCCTGCTTTTGATATGTGCTCAGCTGTCAATTAAGGATCAGTTTGCATTGCTGCAACTCAACGCGACGCGTCTCAAGCAGCTGGTGCTGCAAATTTGGCAACGCAAATATGCGAGCAGCGCCTTCGACTGGCAGCTGGAGCcgcaattaaagctgctgtcTGAGGATGAGCAAAGCCTATTGCTCGGTTACATGAGCCAGCTGACAAGTGGCCTCAACAATTTGAGCCAGGGCAAGGCCGTcatgcgctggctgctgcatgccacacaagGCGGCGGCGACAAATTGACACGACTGCGTAGCTTGAGCTTTGTGTCAAGTCAGAGACAAGTGTTGCCTCTAATTGCGCAAATTTGCGGCAACTtaacgcagctgcagctgggcgTTTGTGTGGGCGTGTCGCCCGCAGATGTGCGCCTGCttttggcagcgctgcctcGCTTGATTGTGTTTCAACTGCTGCcggcggcgacgacgacgacgacagcaagttgcaactgcaacgctGAATGGGCCAACATGGAATACGGCCAAATGCTGCAAGTGTTGCAACTGCCAGCGTGCGCGATATGTGCTACGGCCAAGGAAATTGCGCAACTGCcacagttgcaacaattgacGTGTTTCCTTTGCAACAAAGCCAGTGCCACTGCCACCATATCcgcctgcctggctgctttGAGTGCGCAgcaagaagctgctgcagctcctcgtCAAATTGTAGCATTA AACTTGCAATGTCAGTTCGACGCTTGTATGTTGCGCCTCTTGCAGCGGCACTTGGGGCTGCTGCGCCTGCAACGCTTCGCCTGGCATTCCAAGCTATTGCTGCACTTTGACACCGCCGATGGCAGCAtcaagtggctgccacagcgGCCGCAAGTGGCACGTGCCGTTCAACAATTCATTGTCAGTCAGTTGGCGAGTCTGCATGAATTGGATTTCACACGAAATGtccatgccacgcccacatttcTAGCACACCTCACTGCACAACTGAACTGTAAATTGAAAGGCTCCGCCGCCGCCCCCACCTCACCACTGACTATCTGGCATGATGGCTGTCCAAATGCAGCAACTGATCAACTGGAAACAGCAAAGGACTTGCACTATGTCgaactgcaattgcagcaattgacGCTTGACCAGCAAATATTCTaa